In Cynocephalus volans isolate mCynVol1 chromosome 16, mCynVol1.pri, whole genome shotgun sequence, the following proteins share a genomic window:
- the LOC134364469 gene encoding basic proline-rich protein-like — SPPPPQPPPPPSSPPPPPPAPAPAPSPSTPPAPPPSPPPSPPSPPPPPSSPPPPPSSPPSPPPPPPPSSPPPSTPSPPPPSPPPSPSPPPPPSSPPYPSSPPSPSPSPPPSPPPPPPPSSPPYPSPPPSPPSSPSPPPPPPSPRPPPSSPPSPPPPPPPSSSPPSPPQPPSPRPPPSPPSSPSPPPPPSSSPPSPPPSPPSSPSLPPPPPPPSPLAPAPPPSSPPPPPSSPPYPSSPPSPSPSPLAPAPPPSSPPSPPSTPSPPPPSPPPSPSPSPPPPPPPSPPPPPSSPPYRSPPPSPPSPPSSPSPPAPPPSPLAPAPPPSSPPYPSSPPSPSPPQSPPSPPSTPSPPPPSPSPPPPSPPSPPSPSPPSSPPSPPPPPPPPPSSPPSPPPTPPSSPSPPPPPPPPPSPPAPAPPPSSPPYPSSPPSPSPSPPPPPPPSPRPPPSSPPSPPSPPPPPSPPSSPSPPPPPP, encoded by the coding sequence tcaccaccaccaccacaaccaccaccaccaccatcatcaccaccaccaccaccaccagcaccagcaccagcaccatcaccatcaacaccaccagcaccaccaccatcaccaccaccatcaccaccatcaccaccaccaccaccatcatcaccaccaccaccaccatcatcaccaccatcaccaccaccaccaccaccaccatcatcaccaccaccatcaacaccatcaccaccaccaccatcaccaccaccatcaccatcaccaccaccaccaccatcatcaccaccatatccatcatcaccaccatcaccatcaccatcaccaccaccatcaccaccaccaccaccaccaccatcatcaccaccatatccatcaccaccaccatcaccaccatcatcaccatcaccaccaccaccaccaccatcaccacgaccaccaccatcatcaccaccatcaccaccaccaccaccaccaccatcatcatcaccaccatcaccaccacaaccaccatcaccacgaccaccaccatcaccaccatcatcaccatcaccaccaccaccaccatcatcatcaccaccatcaccaccaccatcaccaccatcatcaccatcactaccaccaccaccaccaccaccatcaccactagcaccagcaccaccaccatcatcaccaccaccaccaccatcatcaccaccatatccatcatcaccaccatcaccatcaccatcaccactagcaccagcaccaccaccatcatcaccaccatcaccaccatcaacaccatcaccaccaccaccatcaccaccaccatcaccatcaccatcaccaccaccaccaccaccaccatcaccaccaccaccaccatcatcaccaccatatcgatcaccaccaccatcaccaccatcaccaccatcatcaccatcaccaccagcaccaccaccatcaccactagcaccagcaccaccaccatcatcaccaccatatccatcatcaccaccatcaccatcaccaccacaatcaccaccatcaccaccatcaacaccatcaccaccaccaccatcaccatcaccaccaccaccatcaccaccatcaccaccatcaccatcaccaccatcatcaccaccatcaccaccaccaccaccaccaccaccaccatcatcaccaccatctccaccaccaacgccaccatcatcaccatcaccaccaccaccaccaccaccaccaccatcaccaccagcaccagcaccaccaccatcatcaccaccatatccatcatcaccaccatcaccatcaccatcaccaccaccaccaccaccaccatcaccacgaccaccaccatcatcaccaccatcaccaccatcaccaccaccaccaccatcaccaccatcatcaccatcaccaccaccaccaccacca